The Setaria italica strain Yugu1 chromosome VIII, Setaria_italica_v2.0, whole genome shotgun sequence genome includes the window GACAAACttattcttcttcctctgcctcctctAGCCATTTGACAAATGGTTCCAGAGCTTTAACAAAAGATTGCCTACCATTTCAATAGAATGGGTCATTAGGTGCAGGAAAATAGCTTGATCGAGTATCAGACAAATAAAGGGTAACTAGCAGAGTTAAAGTACCTGCCCTTTGGGTTAGAACCTTTacggaaccaaagaaggatagtATCTTCAGCTAGGACATCTTGGTCATATAGTGTCCTTATGATCTCAGGAAACAGCTTCATCAGCTTAGCATCCTCATAACACTGTGTCTGAACTTTGTATATCAGTTCCAGTTCTAATCTGCCACTCGTGCAAAAAGCATTCAAAAGCTCAGCCCAAGCTTTCACCTGTAAATGcaagtgaagaaaaaaaatactttcaGTGCATTTGGATATTTTGCACCAAAGCTTCAAGAATCGGAATGTAGACAGATCACATGACCTATCAAGTACAACAGCTACAGATAAAATGCCTTCAACTATGGGAATTAGCAATTCAGTGTTCAGTAATCCTCTTGAACAAGAATGCTACGGACAAAATTATCTTCACTCAGAATTTATGAGTTGTTGGTGTCAATTCAATCTCATTTTGAAGATACATCTCTACATACATTTACATGCTTCAATTTTGTAACATGACACCATTAGATTTAAATTGAAACAGGACACCATGTTGAGTAAAGTTGTAAGGGTATAGAATTTAATCTGAAAATAATGGATAGATGTGAAGTATCAAATCCTGGCCATAAAAGGGTGAAATTCAATGGTGTGGCATATGAAATATTcccttcctccattccaaaaagAATGCACTTATGGCTATGCAGGTGGAGTAATATTTGTCCATGTGCATCCAGAATTGCAATCCTTTTGGACAGACGGAGCACACTAAAACATCACAGAATAGAAGAATGACAGAGATGATACAATGCCAAAACAAGATTACTAAGTACATCAACCAATATACAATTTGCAGTACAACATATTCAGAAAACTCGGTCCACTGAGATTCCAAAACTTGCATGCATGCCTTGGGTCCCTGAACTACACAATTTGCAGCCAATCTGGGGGCTGAAATAACAGTTAAGCCATCTGGGACTTAAATTATATATTGGGTTCAGAATAATTTTACTTGTACACAATTAGGTACTTAAATCTACAGTTTCAAGAGACAATTCttctaaagaaacaaaaggtTCGATATGGATACCTGCCGAAGTGCTGAATTAGAATTTTGTTGCTGGTTCTTTCCAGACCACTGAACAGCCTCCATAAGCACATCCCACAGCATTCGGATAACCTCTATATCAGGAAATTTGGCATCTTTAACTTGTTGCTTGACAGTCTCAATGACTTCAGAAATTTCAGCCTCATCATTGATCATGGTAGTCAAAGTTGACTTTATCTCCTTAAGTTTAACTTCaaacattttcttttcattataTTCAACAAGGCTAGTCAAaccttccttgctgagagtcatgcacaaagaaaaactattagcACATAACAAAATAAGATGAGATCATAGGTCTAAAAATGCTGGGCACACGCATAAAGGAACTGAAACCAAAGACACTACAAAGTACTATGCTTCAGACAAACATCAAAAACTGGAGAATCTTACGTGAAATGCTCAGATAAAGCCTCAGAGGACCTCTTGGCTGATGGGAAGAAGTCCAGCAGATTGTCCTCCATTTTGCCTTTCTTCAGAAGTCCAATTAGATCATCCAAACTGTTTTCCTTCAGGTACTCCTTGAAAAACTCAGTGATGAATGAAAGTACTATCCCTTTGGCAACAAGATTATCCTTGAGCAGAGGCTGGAATACTGTCTCAGGAGGAAGCCCTGATAGCTTCTGAGAAAATGCAAGGGCTGTGAATATGGCAAGTTTCTTCCTCTCATTTTCCTCAAAGAAC containing:
- the LOC101771436 gene encoding protein krasavietz codes for the protein MSSKEKPTLGGTRIKTRKRNIAAPLDPASFSDAIVQIYLDNGGDLELVAKSIESSDLNFSRYGDTFFEVVFVGGRTQPGTIKPEEEGDRHPYSVLDCAAQREAILPFVLYLQKTLRRRPFLIKNLENVMRKFLQSLEFFEENERKKLAIFTALAFSQKLSGLPPETVFQPLLKDNLVAKGIVLSFITEFFKEYLKENSLDDLIGLLKKGKMEDNLLDFFPSAKRSSEALSEHFTKEGLTSLVEYNEKKMFEVKLKEIKSTLTTMINDEAEISEVIETVKQQVKDAKFPDIEVIRMLWDVLMEAVQWSGKNQQQNSNSALRQVKAWAELLNAFCTSGRLELELIYKVQTQCYEDAKLMKLFPEIIRTLYDQDVLAEDTILLWFRKGSNPKGRQSFVKALEPFVKWLEEAEEEE